A region of Cellulophaga sp. RHA19 DNA encodes the following proteins:
- a CDS encoding sugar phosphate nucleotidyltransferase produces MTLLLMAAGNGSRYGKLKQFDDLGPHHEFLMEFSIFDAIKYGFTHIVAITKKDKVDYLQEHLAKRLPSNIKLDVLAQEISDVPEGTSYTTERLKPWGTAHAVWTARNVINGSFAVLNADDFYGSLAFKNAAKIMQTSTADTYGLISYTLKDTLSTHGSVSRGVCKIDNGILTKVEERLKLEQQGEKIIDTNTGIEFTGNEEVSMNFWVCDTSIFRTIEQAFKLFLQDEEKIKSSEVFLPFIIQEMISKHKLNVPVVNSESNWFGVTYAEDRAMAVSKLAEMTKNEDYPFNL; encoded by the coding sequence ATGACACTACTTTTAATGGCTGCAGGTAATGGTAGCAGATACGGAAAATTAAAACAATTTGATGATCTTGGCCCACACCACGAATTTCTTATGGAATTTAGCATTTTTGATGCTATTAAATATGGCTTTACACATATAGTTGCTATAACTAAAAAAGATAAAGTTGACTATTTACAGGAGCATTTAGCCAAACGCTTGCCAAGCAATATAAAGTTAGATGTTTTAGCTCAAGAAATTTCTGATGTTCCAGAAGGTACAAGTTACACCACAGAACGATTAAAGCCATGGGGAACTGCACACGCAGTTTGGACTGCAAGAAATGTAATAAACGGTTCGTTTGCTGTGTTAAATGCTGATGATTTTTACGGCAGTTTAGCTTTTAAAAATGCAGCTAAAATTATGCAAACTAGTACTGCTGACACGTACGGACTAATATCTTACACACTAAAAGATACATTGTCTACTCACGGCTCTGTATCTAGAGGTGTTTGCAAAATAGACAATGGTATTTTGACTAAGGTTGAAGAACGTTTAAAACTAGAACAGCAAGGAGAAAAAATAATAGATACCAATACAGGAATTGAGTTTACAGGGAACGAAGAAGTTAGTATGAATTTTTGGGTTTGTGACACCTCTATATTTAGAACTATAGAACAAGCTTTTAAATTGTTTCTTCAAGACGAAGAAAAGATCAAATCCAGTGAAGTTTTCTTGCCTTTTATTATCCAGGAAATGATTAGCAAACACAAACTAAACGTACCTGTAGTAAATTCTGAAAGTAATTGGTTTGGCGTTACCTATGCAGAAGACAGAGCAATGGCGGTTTCCAAGCTTGCTGAAATGACGAAAAATGAGGATTACCCATTTAACTTATAG
- a CDS encoding homogentisate 1,2-dioxygenase, translating to MPLYHKLGKIPPKRHTIFKKEDGTLHYEQLFGTIGFDGMSSLMYHMHRPTMVKEVGETIDVSPKAAVAHNIKSRLLKGFDIRPEDDYLESRKTVLFNNDVHVGLAAPKKSLTDYFYKNADADELLFIHEGTGTLKTMLGEIPFEYGDYIVIPRGMIYQIAFDTEENRLLVTESYHPIYTPKRYRNWFGQHLEHSPFCERDFKLPENLQTYDEKGDFLIKVKKQGQLHHLTYASHPFDVVGWDGYNFPYAFSIHNFEPITGRVHQPPPVHQTFETSAFVVCSFVPRLYDYHPQSIPAPYNHSNIDSDEVLYYVDGDFMSRKSIDKGYISVHPAGIPHGPHPGTYEASIGKSKTEELAVMIDTFKPLQLTQLALDIDNGTYYQSWME from the coding sequence ATGCCGTTATATCATAAATTAGGAAAAATACCACCTAAAAGACATACCATTTTTAAAAAAGAAGATGGGACTTTGCATTACGAGCAACTGTTTGGAACCATTGGTTTTGACGGTATGTCATCGTTAATGTACCATATGCACAGGCCTACAATGGTAAAAGAGGTTGGTGAAACTATAGATGTATCTCCAAAAGCTGCAGTGGCTCATAATATTAAATCTAGATTGTTAAAAGGTTTTGATATTAGACCAGAAGATGATTATTTAGAAAGTAGAAAAACCGTGTTGTTTAATAATGATGTACACGTTGGTTTGGCTGCCCCAAAAAAATCCTTGACAGATTATTTTTATAAAAATGCAGATGCAGATGAGCTTTTGTTTATTCACGAAGGTACCGGAACATTAAAAACAATGTTGGGTGAAATTCCTTTTGAATATGGAGATTACATTGTTATTCCGCGTGGAATGATATATCAGATAGCTTTTGATACAGAAGAAAACCGTTTGTTGGTAACAGAATCTTATCACCCAATTTATACACCTAAAAGATATAGAAACTGGTTTGGACAGCATTTAGAGCATTCTCCTTTTTGTGAGCGCGATTTTAAACTGCCAGAAAATTTACAAACATATGATGAAAAGGGCGACTTTCTAATAAAAGTGAAAAAACAAGGACAATTACACCACTTAACATACGCATCTCACCCGTTTGATGTTGTTGGTTGGGATGGTTACAATTTTCCGTATGCTTTTTCTATTCATAATTTTGAACCTATAACTGGGCGAGTACACCAACCGCCACCAGTGCACCAAACTTTTGAAACTAGCGCTTTTGTAGTGTGCTCTTTTGTACCAAGATTATATGATTATCACCCACAGTCTATACCTGCACCATACAACCACTCTAATATAGATTCTGATGAGGTTTTGTATTATGTAGATGGCGATTTTATGAGCAGAAAAAGTATAGATAAAGGATATATTTCTGTGCATCCGGCTGGCATACCTCACGGTCCGCACCCAGGAACCTATGAGGCTAGTATTGGAAAATCTAAAACTGAAGAATTAGCAGTAATGATAGATACTTTTAAACCACTACAATTAACGCAATTAGCGTTAGATATAGATAATGGTACTTATTACCAATCTTGGATGGAGTAA